A window from Symphalangus syndactylus isolate Jambi chromosome 22, NHGRI_mSymSyn1-v2.1_pri, whole genome shotgun sequence encodes these proteins:
- the LOC129472230 gene encoding PRAME family member 8-like, producing MSISAPPRLLELARQSLLRDQALAISAMERLPRELFPTLFVEAFSRRCCETLKTMVQAWPFTRLPLGSLMKSPHLETLKAVLEGVDVLLAQGVRPRWSKLQVLDLRNVDENFCSILSGATASFPEALSQKHTAESCPGTGGQQPLMVFVDLCLKNRTLDECLSHLLEWGKQRKGLLHVCCKELQVFGMPIHSIIEVLNMVELDCIQEVEVCCPWELSILVKFAPYLGQMRNLRKLVLFNIRASACIPPENKGQFIARFTSQFLKLDYFQNLSMHSVSFLEGHLDQLLRCLQAPLEMVVMTDCLLSESDLKHLSWCPSIRQLKELDLRGITLTHFSPEPLAVLLEQVEATLQTLDLEDCGIVDSQLSAILPALSCCSQLSTFSFCGNLISMAALENLLRHTVGLSKLSLELYPAPLESYDAQGALCWGRFAQLGAELMKTLRDLRQSKIIVFSTVPCPRCGIRASYDLEPSHCLC from the exons ATGAGCATCAGCGCCCCACCCAGACTCCTGGAGCTGGCAAGGCAGAGCCTGCTGAGGGACCAGGCCTTGGCCATCTCTGCCATGGAGAGGCTGCCCAGGGAGCTCTTCCCCACACTGTTCGTGGAGGCCTTCAGCAGGAGATGCTGTGAAACCCTGAAAACGATGGTGCAGGCCTGGCCTTTCACCCGCCTCCCTCTCGGGTCCCTGATGAAGTCGCCTCATCTGGAGACCTTAAAAGCTGTGCTGGAGGGAGTTGATGTGCTGCTGGCCCAGGGGGTTCGCCCCAG GTGGTCAAAACTTCAAGTGCTGGACTTGAGGAATGTGGATGAGAACTTCTGCAGCATATTGTCTGGAGCCACTGCATCCTTCCCGGAGGCTCTGAGTCAGAAGCACACAGCAGAGAGCTGTCCAGGGACAGGCGGGCAGCAGCCCTTGATGGTGTTCGTAGACCTTTGCCTCAAGAACAGGACACTGGATGAATGCCTCTCTCACCTCTTAGAGTGGGGCAAGCAGAGAAAAGGCTTACTGCATGTGTGTTGCAAGGAGCTGCAGGTTTTTGGAATGCCCATCCACAGCATCATAGAGGTCCTGAACATGGTGGAGCTAGACTgtatccaggaggtggaagtgtGCTGCCCCTGGGAGCTGTCCATTCTTGTGAAGTTTGCCCCTTACCTGGGCCAGATGAGGAATCTCCGCAAACTTGTTCTCTTCAACATCCGTGCATCTGCCTGCATTCCCCCAGAAAACAAGGGGCAGTTCATTGCCCGATTCACCTCTCAGTTCCTCAAGCTGGACTATTTCCAGAATCTGTCTATGCACTCTGTCTCTTTCCTCGAAGGCCACCTGGACCAGCTGCTCAG GTGTCTCCAGGCCCCCTTGGAGATGGTCGTAATGACCGACTGCCTGCTGTCAGAGTCAGACTTGAAGCATCTCTCTTGGTGTCCGAGCATCCGTCAGCTAAAAGAGCTGGACCTGAGGGGCATCACACTGACCCATTTCAGCCCTGAGCCCCTCGCAGTTCTGCTGGAGCAAGTTGAGGCCACGCTGCAGACCCTGGACTTAGAGGACTGTGGGATCGTGGATTCCCAACTCAGCGCCATCCTGCCTGCCCTGAGCTGCTGCTCCCAGCTCAGCACCTTCAGCTTCTGTGGGAACCTCATTTCCATGGCCGCCCTGGAGAACCTACTGCGCCACACCGTCGGGCTGAGCAAGCTAAGCCTGGAGCTGTATCCTGCCCCTCTGGAGAGTTATGATGCCCAGGGTGCTCTCTGCTGGGGCAGATTTGCTCAACTTGGGGCTGAGCTGATGAAGACACTGAGGGACTTAAGGCAGTCCAAGATCATTGTGTTCAGCACCGTCCCCTGCCCTCGCTGTGGCATCAGGGCCTCCTACGACCTGGAGCCCAGTCACTGCCTCTGTTGA